In one window of Drosophila ananassae strain 14024-0371.13 chromosome XR, ASM1763931v2, whole genome shotgun sequence DNA:
- the LOC6501973 gene encoding diacylglycerol lipase-alpha isoform X1 — protein sequence MMPGLVVFRRRWSVGSDDLVVPGAFLLTIHFICFVIVSVSLVIFEYNTRILSVKLLFYHLIGYLLILFFSICVEIGICVISMRGSILDAEARTSINIWIYLKSLVILFDIAWLIVGSVWLGHYYSTSPIDDPKKVYIAIIICNWVLVVITLITIWCTFDAAGRSWVKMKKYQRSMRETESRFNYKRSNSMNRNWRQRKVMRAYQDSWDHRCRLLFCCMGSSERNRNSFTDIARLLSDFFRELDVVPSDVVAGLVLLRKFQRLEREAIVRQRKNGTYEFLSGVPITERTQFLALNDAKNYDFFQTVIHYMYFAQGAYGWPMYVIINRTKMWHLLPELKCFGCFCGSGDDAEVIQDNCCLCNYAALKKTLQMGDIDIVYATYHVDVGETPFFVAVDYTHRAIVISIRGTLSMKDILTDLNAEGEVLPLQPPRDDWLGHKGMVQAAIYIKNKLQEDNIIEKALQRNPDRQTHSFDLVLVGHSLGAGTAAILAILLKPDYPTLQCFSYSPPGGLLSMPAVEYSKSFITSVVLGKDVVPRIGLNQMEALRADLINAIQRSVDPKWKTISCSVICCGCGPEPTSVVNMSGQDTHINQYQEERGTARSTSAHPTDSSIALTLHQPLYPPGRIIHIVRHHPKAEEQKYDSGWRNVLKNREPVYQAIWADSTDFDEVLISPVMLQDHMPDKVLAALKKVVTTSGPRKPQRQTSNAFSTASNEGPETDHQELAHSSTNGDSDPVRPNSGTETEVETETNHGRTHCKRPSQSSYTNLSNCLPLTPSAQHKLCLETSFTNGSGCGTGTMPLQPMPPRGSKASSLAGSILGRSLTPYDISSALDDSLATVALRQSPSLMSSETTGTVIANHEPETEDVPVPRLKAVAFDMAPTPPPVLLGRQLEERSLVGWQSGERVLLERQHSEKKPRTLPLAQRQALRRASDAGTGAGVDLLHDDWYGLAPLASPETLSEISSVSSRTSVPISLANSIERYLHHMGVAVGPHKVPLEDIFESQLHTPKVMRRAPKFTENLAGCAEDSRNLDQYKRMGRVFVTFPRIYPDHSLDSSDESFESASAHSLQRLPQLPQTSKSADPLEGEQDVSREAQPVKKLTFSDSDILADDHCLRLCPHCPCGRDAQSGCCTRSQHGQCSDLAVGTGASLGLGLGSTDTSFYSANSSLEQVVTPARQNGGPHLEEILMRPGVLESHFPVLGGGSGLETPALVAPASPSPMSNGKRPDVVGGRVRKRLSSEEFVFTRSEDMPSLVQIGDRNSGSPAGRRRKGCVYPAGNSLHLDAAAGAAAAAAAATASPTSISKFTRTRVAAGSVAKQTAANNESNV from the exons CCCATCGATGATCCCAAGAAGGTCTACATAG CCATTATCATCTGCAACTGGGTCCTGGTGGTCATCACCCTGATCACCATCTGGTGCACCTTCGACGCCGCAGGCCGTTCGTGGGTGAAGATGAAGAAGTACCAGCGATCTATGCGGGAAACGGAGTCGAGATTCAACTACAAAAGAAGCAACTCCATGAATCGAAATTGGCGGCAAAG AAAGGTGATGAGGGCCTACCAGGACAGCTGGGACCATCGCTGTCGCCTGTTGTTCTGCTGCATGGGCTCCTCGGAGCGGAACCGGAACTCCTTCACGGACATCGCCCGACTGCTGAGCGACTTCTTCCGGGAGCTGGACGTGGTGCCGTCGGACGTGGTGGCCGGACTGGTCCTGCTCCGGAAGTTCCAACGCCTCGAGAGGGAGGCCATTGTCAGGCAAAGGAAGAACGGCACCTACGAGTTCCTCAGCGGCGTGCCCATCACGGAGCGTACCCAGTTCCTAGCACTCAACGATGCCAAAAACTACGACTTCTTTCAGACGGTCATCCACTACATGTACTTCGCCCAGGGCGCCTACGGCTGGCCCATGTACGTCATCATAAACCGGACCAAGATGTGGCACCTCTTGCCGGAACTGAA ATGCTTTGGCTGCTTCTGTGGCAGCGGCGACGACGCGGAAGTGATCCAGGACAACTGCTGCCTCTGCAACTACGCCGCCCTGAAGAAAACCCTCCAAATGGGCGACATCGACATCGTGTACGCCACCTACCACGTGGACGTGGGCGAGACGCCCTTCTTTGTGGCCGTCGACTACACCCACCGGGCGATAGTGATCAGCATACGGGGCACCCTGAGCATGAAGGACATACTCACGGACCTGAATGCGGAGGGCGAGGTGCTGCCGCTGCAGCCGCCGCGGGACGACTGGCTCGGCCACAAGGGAATGGTGCAGGCGGCGATCTACATCAAGAACAAGCTGCAGGAGGACAACATAATTGAGAAGGCGCTCCAGAGGAATCCCGATCGCCAGACGCACTCCTTCGACCTGGTGCTGGTGGGTCATTCCTTGGGCGCCGGAACCGCGGCGATACTGGCGATTCTCTTGAAACCCGACTATCCCACTCTGCAGTGCTTCAGCTACTCTCCTCCTGGAGGACTCCTCAG TATGCCCGCCGTGGAGTACTCCAAGTCGTTCATCACCTCGGTGGTTCTGGGCAAGGACGTTGTGCCCAGGATCGGCCTGAAccagatggaagccctgcgaGCCGACCTGATAAATGCCATTCAGCGGAGTGTGGATCCCAAG TGGAAAACAATCTCCTGCTCAGTAATTTGTTGTGGCTGTGGACCGGAGCCCACCTCCGTGGTGAACATGTCCGGCCAGGACACGCACATAAACCAGTATCAGGAG GAACGTGGCACTGCCCGGTCGACCAGCGCCCATCCGACGGATAGCTCGATTGCTCTGACGTTGCACCAGCCCTTGTATCCGCCCGGCCGCATCATCCACATAGTGCGGCACCATCCCAAGGCTGAAGA GCAAAAATACGACAGTGGTTGGAG AAATGTCCTGAAGAATCGGGAGCCCGTCTACCAGGCCATCTGGGCAGACTCCACGGACTTTGACGAGGTGCTGATTTCGCCGGTAATGCTGCAGGATCACATGCCCGACAAGGTCCTGGCCGCTCTCAAAAAG GTTGTAACAACGAGTGGGCCACGCAAACCCCAGCGCCAGACATCCAATGCATTCTCCACTGCATCGAACGAGGGTCCCGAAACGGATCACCAGGAGCTGGCTCATAGCAGCACTAATGGCGACTCGGATCCAGTGAGACCGAACTCCGGAACGGAAACGGAAGTTGAAACGGAAACGAATCATGGCCGGACACACTGCAAACGGCCCTCGCAAAGTTCCTACACGAACCTGAGCAACTGCCTGCCACTGACGCCGAGTGCCCAGCACAAGCTCTGCCTGGAAACATCCTTCACGAACGGATCTGGTTGTGGAACTGGTACGATGCCCCTGCAACCAATGCCACCTCGTGGCAGTAAGGCCTCCTCCCTGGCGGGCAGCATTCTGGGCCGCAGCCTTACCCCCTATGACATATCAAGCGCTCTGGACGACAGCCTGGCCACCGTGGCTCTGCGGCAGAGTCCATCCCTCATGAGCTCAGAGACGACGGGCACAGTGATTGCTAATCACGAGCCTGAAACGGAGGACGTACCAGTGCCCCGGCTCAAAGCGGTGGCTTTCGACATGGCCCCAACCCCTCCCCCGGTCCTGCTCGGCCGCCAGTTGGAAGAGAGGTCCCTGGTCGGATGGCAGTCGGGCGAAAGGGTACTCCTCGAGCGCCAGCACTCGGAAAAGAAACCTCGCACTCTGCCCCTCGCCCAACGGCAGGCTCTGCGTAGGGCTTCGGACGCAGGAACAGGTGCCGGTGTAGACCTGCTTCACGACGACTGGTACGGACTGGCGCCATTGGCCAGCCCGGAAACGCTCTCGGAGATCTCCAGTGTCTCATCGCGCACCAGCGTGCCCATTAGCCTGGCCAACAGTATTGAGCGGTACCTGCACCACATGGGAGTGGCAGTTGGGCCCCATAAGGTACCTCTCGAAGACATCTTCGAGTCGCAGCTGCACACGCCCAAGGTGATGCGGCGGGCTCCCAAGTTCACGGAAAACCTGGCAGGATGTGCCGAGGACAGCAGAAATCTGGACCAGTACAAGCGAATGGGCCGCGTCTTTGTCACCTTTCCGCGCATCTATCCGGACCACAGTCTGGACTCCAGTGACGAAAGCTTCGAGTCAGCCTCGGCGCACAGTCTGCAGAGGCTGCCCCAGTTGCCGCAGACCTCCAAGTCGGCGGATCCGTTGGAAGGGGAGCAGGATGTGTCCAGGGAGGCTCAGCCTGTCAAGAAGTTAACCTTCAGCGATAGCGACATCCTAGCCGATGACCATTGCCTGCGACTGTGCCCGCACTGTCCGTGTGGCCGGGATGCCCAGAGCGGATGCTGCACTCGCTCCCAGCACGGTCAGTGCAGTGATCTCGCGGTTGGAACGGGCGCCAGTCTCGGACTGGGCTTGGGTTCCACGGACACAAGCTTCTACAGTGCCAATTCCTCGCTAGAGCAGGTCGTCACGCCAGCACGCCAGAATGGCGGACCCCATCTCGAAGAGATACTGATGCGTCCGGGGGTACTGGAGTCGCATTTTCCGGTTCTGGGCGGTGGCTCTGGCCTGGAGACTCCGGCCTTGGTGGCGCCCGCCTCTCCATCGCCGATGAGCAACGGGAAGCGACCGGATGTGGTCGGCGGACGGGTGAGGAAGCGGCTCTCGTCCGAGGAGTTCGTTTTCACCCGCAGCGAGGACATGCCCAGCCTAGTACAAATCGGTGATAGGAACTCTGGCTCGCCGGCGGGACGTCGTCGCAAAGGATGTGTCTATCCGGCCGGGAATAGTCTTCATTTGGATGCTGCCGCCggcgccgccgccgctgctgctgctgctacggCATCTCCCACGTCCATTAGCAAATTCACCCGAACCCGAGTGGCAGCCGGCTCGGTGGCCAAGCAGACGGCCGCCAATAACGAAAGTAATGTTTAA
- the LOC6501973 gene encoding diacylglycerol lipase-alpha isoform X3 — MMPGLVVFRRRWSVGSDDLVVPGAFLLTIHFICFVIVSVSLVIFEYNTRILSVKLLFYHLIGYLLILFFSICVEIGICVISMRGSILDAEARTSINIWIYLKSLVILFDIAWLIVGSVWLGHYYSTSPIDDPKKVYIAIIICNWVLVVITLITIWCTFDAAGRSWVKMKKYQRSMRETESRFNYKRSNSMNRNWRQRKVMRAYQDSWDHRCRLLFCCMGSSERNRNSFTDIARLLSDFFRELDVVPSDVVAGLVLLRKFQRLEREAIVRQRKNGTYEFLSGVPITERTQFLALNDAKNYDFFQTVIHYMYFAQGAYGWPMYVIINRTKMWHLLPELKCFGCFCGSGDDAEVIQDNCCLCNYAALKKTLQMGDIDIVYATYHVDVGETPFFVAVDYTHRAIVISIRGTLSMKDILTDLNAEGEVLPLQPPRDDWLGHKGMVQAAIYIKNKLQEDNIIEKALQRNPDRQTHSFDLVLVGHSLGAGTAAILAILLKPDYPTLQCFSYSPPGGLLSMPAVEYSKSFITSVVLGKDVVPRIGLNQMEALRADLINAIQRSVDPKWKTISCSVICCGCGPEPTSVVNMSGQDTHINQYQEERGTARSTSAHPTDSSIALTLHQPLYPPGRIIHIVRHHPKAEENVLKNREPVYQAIWADSTDFDEVLISPVMLQDHMPDKVLAALKKVVTTSGPRKPQRQTSNAFSTASNEGPETDHQELAHSSTNGDSDPVRPNSGTETEVETETNHGRTHCKRPSQSSYTNLSNCLPLTPSAQHKLCLETSFTNGSGCGTGTMPLQPMPPRGSKASSLAGSILGRSLTPYDISSALDDSLATVALRQSPSLMSSETTGTVIANHEPETEDVPVPRLKAVAFDMAPTPPPVLLGRQLEERSLVGWQSGERVLLERQHSEKKPRTLPLAQRQALRRASDAGTGAGVDLLHDDWYGLAPLASPETLSEISSVSSRTSVPISLANSIERYLHHMGVAVGPHKVPLEDIFESQLHTPKVMRRAPKFTENLAGCAEDSRNLDQYKRMGRVFVTFPRIYPDHSLDSSDESFESASAHSLQRLPQLPQTSKSADPLEGEQDVSREAQPVKKLTFSDSDILADDHCLRLCPHCPCGRDAQSGCCTRSQHGQCSDLAVGTGASLGLGLGSTDTSFYSANSSLEQVVTPARQNGGPHLEEILMRPGVLESHFPVLGGGSGLETPALVAPASPSPMSNGKRPDVVGGRVRKRLSSEEFVFTRSEDMPSLVQIGDRNSGSPAGRRRKGCVYPAGNSLHLDAAAGAAAAAAAATASPTSISKFTRTRVAAGSVAKQTAANNESNV, encoded by the exons CCCATCGATGATCCCAAGAAGGTCTACATAG CCATTATCATCTGCAACTGGGTCCTGGTGGTCATCACCCTGATCACCATCTGGTGCACCTTCGACGCCGCAGGCCGTTCGTGGGTGAAGATGAAGAAGTACCAGCGATCTATGCGGGAAACGGAGTCGAGATTCAACTACAAAAGAAGCAACTCCATGAATCGAAATTGGCGGCAAAG AAAGGTGATGAGGGCCTACCAGGACAGCTGGGACCATCGCTGTCGCCTGTTGTTCTGCTGCATGGGCTCCTCGGAGCGGAACCGGAACTCCTTCACGGACATCGCCCGACTGCTGAGCGACTTCTTCCGGGAGCTGGACGTGGTGCCGTCGGACGTGGTGGCCGGACTGGTCCTGCTCCGGAAGTTCCAACGCCTCGAGAGGGAGGCCATTGTCAGGCAAAGGAAGAACGGCACCTACGAGTTCCTCAGCGGCGTGCCCATCACGGAGCGTACCCAGTTCCTAGCACTCAACGATGCCAAAAACTACGACTTCTTTCAGACGGTCATCCACTACATGTACTTCGCCCAGGGCGCCTACGGCTGGCCCATGTACGTCATCATAAACCGGACCAAGATGTGGCACCTCTTGCCGGAACTGAA ATGCTTTGGCTGCTTCTGTGGCAGCGGCGACGACGCGGAAGTGATCCAGGACAACTGCTGCCTCTGCAACTACGCCGCCCTGAAGAAAACCCTCCAAATGGGCGACATCGACATCGTGTACGCCACCTACCACGTGGACGTGGGCGAGACGCCCTTCTTTGTGGCCGTCGACTACACCCACCGGGCGATAGTGATCAGCATACGGGGCACCCTGAGCATGAAGGACATACTCACGGACCTGAATGCGGAGGGCGAGGTGCTGCCGCTGCAGCCGCCGCGGGACGACTGGCTCGGCCACAAGGGAATGGTGCAGGCGGCGATCTACATCAAGAACAAGCTGCAGGAGGACAACATAATTGAGAAGGCGCTCCAGAGGAATCCCGATCGCCAGACGCACTCCTTCGACCTGGTGCTGGTGGGTCATTCCTTGGGCGCCGGAACCGCGGCGATACTGGCGATTCTCTTGAAACCCGACTATCCCACTCTGCAGTGCTTCAGCTACTCTCCTCCTGGAGGACTCCTCAG TATGCCCGCCGTGGAGTACTCCAAGTCGTTCATCACCTCGGTGGTTCTGGGCAAGGACGTTGTGCCCAGGATCGGCCTGAAccagatggaagccctgcgaGCCGACCTGATAAATGCCATTCAGCGGAGTGTGGATCCCAAG TGGAAAACAATCTCCTGCTCAGTAATTTGTTGTGGCTGTGGACCGGAGCCCACCTCCGTGGTGAACATGTCCGGCCAGGACACGCACATAAACCAGTATCAGGAG GAACGTGGCACTGCCCGGTCGACCAGCGCCCATCCGACGGATAGCTCGATTGCTCTGACGTTGCACCAGCCCTTGTATCCGCCCGGCCGCATCATCCACATAGTGCGGCACCATCCCAAGGCTGAAGA AAATGTCCTGAAGAATCGGGAGCCCGTCTACCAGGCCATCTGGGCAGACTCCACGGACTTTGACGAGGTGCTGATTTCGCCGGTAATGCTGCAGGATCACATGCCCGACAAGGTCCTGGCCGCTCTCAAAAAG GTTGTAACAACGAGTGGGCCACGCAAACCCCAGCGCCAGACATCCAATGCATTCTCCACTGCATCGAACGAGGGTCCCGAAACGGATCACCAGGAGCTGGCTCATAGCAGCACTAATGGCGACTCGGATCCAGTGAGACCGAACTCCGGAACGGAAACGGAAGTTGAAACGGAAACGAATCATGGCCGGACACACTGCAAACGGCCCTCGCAAAGTTCCTACACGAACCTGAGCAACTGCCTGCCACTGACGCCGAGTGCCCAGCACAAGCTCTGCCTGGAAACATCCTTCACGAACGGATCTGGTTGTGGAACTGGTACGATGCCCCTGCAACCAATGCCACCTCGTGGCAGTAAGGCCTCCTCCCTGGCGGGCAGCATTCTGGGCCGCAGCCTTACCCCCTATGACATATCAAGCGCTCTGGACGACAGCCTGGCCACCGTGGCTCTGCGGCAGAGTCCATCCCTCATGAGCTCAGAGACGACGGGCACAGTGATTGCTAATCACGAGCCTGAAACGGAGGACGTACCAGTGCCCCGGCTCAAAGCGGTGGCTTTCGACATGGCCCCAACCCCTCCCCCGGTCCTGCTCGGCCGCCAGTTGGAAGAGAGGTCCCTGGTCGGATGGCAGTCGGGCGAAAGGGTACTCCTCGAGCGCCAGCACTCGGAAAAGAAACCTCGCACTCTGCCCCTCGCCCAACGGCAGGCTCTGCGTAGGGCTTCGGACGCAGGAACAGGTGCCGGTGTAGACCTGCTTCACGACGACTGGTACGGACTGGCGCCATTGGCCAGCCCGGAAACGCTCTCGGAGATCTCCAGTGTCTCATCGCGCACCAGCGTGCCCATTAGCCTGGCCAACAGTATTGAGCGGTACCTGCACCACATGGGAGTGGCAGTTGGGCCCCATAAGGTACCTCTCGAAGACATCTTCGAGTCGCAGCTGCACACGCCCAAGGTGATGCGGCGGGCTCCCAAGTTCACGGAAAACCTGGCAGGATGTGCCGAGGACAGCAGAAATCTGGACCAGTACAAGCGAATGGGCCGCGTCTTTGTCACCTTTCCGCGCATCTATCCGGACCACAGTCTGGACTCCAGTGACGAAAGCTTCGAGTCAGCCTCGGCGCACAGTCTGCAGAGGCTGCCCCAGTTGCCGCAGACCTCCAAGTCGGCGGATCCGTTGGAAGGGGAGCAGGATGTGTCCAGGGAGGCTCAGCCTGTCAAGAAGTTAACCTTCAGCGATAGCGACATCCTAGCCGATGACCATTGCCTGCGACTGTGCCCGCACTGTCCGTGTGGCCGGGATGCCCAGAGCGGATGCTGCACTCGCTCCCAGCACGGTCAGTGCAGTGATCTCGCGGTTGGAACGGGCGCCAGTCTCGGACTGGGCTTGGGTTCCACGGACACAAGCTTCTACAGTGCCAATTCCTCGCTAGAGCAGGTCGTCACGCCAGCACGCCAGAATGGCGGACCCCATCTCGAAGAGATACTGATGCGTCCGGGGGTACTGGAGTCGCATTTTCCGGTTCTGGGCGGTGGCTCTGGCCTGGAGACTCCGGCCTTGGTGGCGCCCGCCTCTCCATCGCCGATGAGCAACGGGAAGCGACCGGATGTGGTCGGCGGACGGGTGAGGAAGCGGCTCTCGTCCGAGGAGTTCGTTTTCACCCGCAGCGAGGACATGCCCAGCCTAGTACAAATCGGTGATAGGAACTCTGGCTCGCCGGCGGGACGTCGTCGCAAAGGATGTGTCTATCCGGCCGGGAATAGTCTTCATTTGGATGCTGCCGCCggcgccgccgccgctgctgctgctgctacggCATCTCCCACGTCCATTAGCAAATTCACCCGAACCCGAGTGGCAGCCGGCTCGGTGGCCAAGCAGACGGCCGCCAATAACGAAAGTAATGTTTAA
- the LOC6501973 gene encoding uncharacterized protein LOC6501973 isoform X8, with protein sequence MKSLRAALQNVLKNREPVYQAIWADSTDFDEVLISPVMLQDHMPDKVLAALKKVVTTSGPRKPQRQTSNAFSTASNEGPETDHQELAHSSTNGDSDPVRPNSGTETEVETETNHGRTHCKRPSQSSYTNLSNCLPLTPSAQHKLCLETSFTNGSGCGTGTMPLQPMPPRGSKASSLAGSILGRSLTPYDISSALDDSLATVALRQSPSLMSSETTGTVIANHEPETEDVPVPRLKAVAFDMAPTPPPVLLGRQLEERSLVGWQSGERVLLERQHSEKKPRTLPLAQRQALRRASDAGTGAGVDLLHDDWYGLAPLASPETLSEISSVSSRTSVPISLANSIERYLHHMGVAVGPHKVPLEDIFESQLHTPKVMRRAPKFTENLAGCAEDSRNLDQYKRMGRVFVTFPRIYPDHSLDSSDESFESASAHSLQRLPQLPQTSKSADPLEGEQDVSREAQPVKKLTFSDSDILADDHCLRLCPHCPCGRDAQSGCCTRSQHGQCSDLAVGTGASLGLGLGSTDTSFYSANSSLEQVVTPARQNGGPHLEEILMRPGVLESHFPVLGGGSGLETPALVAPASPSPMSNGKRPDVVGGRVRKRLSSEEFVFTRSEDMPSLVQIGDRNSGSPAGRRRKGCVYPAGNSLHLDAAAGAAAAAAAATASPTSISKFTRTRVAAGSVAKQTAANNESNV encoded by the exons ATGAAGAGCTTGAGAGCAGCGCTGCA AAATGTCCTGAAGAATCGGGAGCCCGTCTACCAGGCCATCTGGGCAGACTCCACGGACTTTGACGAGGTGCTGATTTCGCCGGTAATGCTGCAGGATCACATGCCCGACAAGGTCCTGGCCGCTCTCAAAAAG GTTGTAACAACGAGTGGGCCACGCAAACCCCAGCGCCAGACATCCAATGCATTCTCCACTGCATCGAACGAGGGTCCCGAAACGGATCACCAGGAGCTGGCTCATAGCAGCACTAATGGCGACTCGGATCCAGTGAGACCGAACTCCGGAACGGAAACGGAAGTTGAAACGGAAACGAATCATGGCCGGACACACTGCAAACGGCCCTCGCAAAGTTCCTACACGAACCTGAGCAACTGCCTGCCACTGACGCCGAGTGCCCAGCACAAGCTCTGCCTGGAAACATCCTTCACGAACGGATCTGGTTGTGGAACTGGTACGATGCCCCTGCAACCAATGCCACCTCGTGGCAGTAAGGCCTCCTCCCTGGCGGGCAGCATTCTGGGCCGCAGCCTTACCCCCTATGACATATCAAGCGCTCTGGACGACAGCCTGGCCACCGTGGCTCTGCGGCAGAGTCCATCCCTCATGAGCTCAGAGACGACGGGCACAGTGATTGCTAATCACGAGCCTGAAACGGAGGACGTACCAGTGCCCCGGCTCAAAGCGGTGGCTTTCGACATGGCCCCAACCCCTCCCCCGGTCCTGCTCGGCCGCCAGTTGGAAGAGAGGTCCCTGGTCGGATGGCAGTCGGGCGAAAGGGTACTCCTCGAGCGCCAGCACTCGGAAAAGAAACCTCGCACTCTGCCCCTCGCCCAACGGCAGGCTCTGCGTAGGGCTTCGGACGCAGGAACAGGTGCCGGTGTAGACCTGCTTCACGACGACTGGTACGGACTGGCGCCATTGGCCAGCCCGGAAACGCTCTCGGAGATCTCCAGTGTCTCATCGCGCACCAGCGTGCCCATTAGCCTGGCCAACAGTATTGAGCGGTACCTGCACCACATGGGAGTGGCAGTTGGGCCCCATAAGGTACCTCTCGAAGACATCTTCGAGTCGCAGCTGCACACGCCCAAGGTGATGCGGCGGGCTCCCAAGTTCACGGAAAACCTGGCAGGATGTGCCGAGGACAGCAGAAATCTGGACCAGTACAAGCGAATGGGCCGCGTCTTTGTCACCTTTCCGCGCATCTATCCGGACCACAGTCTGGACTCCAGTGACGAAAGCTTCGAGTCAGCCTCGGCGCACAGTCTGCAGAGGCTGCCCCAGTTGCCGCAGACCTCCAAGTCGGCGGATCCGTTGGAAGGGGAGCAGGATGTGTCCAGGGAGGCTCAGCCTGTCAAGAAGTTAACCTTCAGCGATAGCGACATCCTAGCCGATGACCATTGCCTGCGACTGTGCCCGCACTGTCCGTGTGGCCGGGATGCCCAGAGCGGATGCTGCACTCGCTCCCAGCACGGTCAGTGCAGTGATCTCGCGGTTGGAACGGGCGCCAGTCTCGGACTGGGCTTGGGTTCCACGGACACAAGCTTCTACAGTGCCAATTCCTCGCTAGAGCAGGTCGTCACGCCAGCACGCCAGAATGGCGGACCCCATCTCGAAGAGATACTGATGCGTCCGGGGGTACTGGAGTCGCATTTTCCGGTTCTGGGCGGTGGCTCTGGCCTGGAGACTCCGGCCTTGGTGGCGCCCGCCTCTCCATCGCCGATGAGCAACGGGAAGCGACCGGATGTGGTCGGCGGACGGGTGAGGAAGCGGCTCTCGTCCGAGGAGTTCGTTTTCACCCGCAGCGAGGACATGCCCAGCCTAGTACAAATCGGTGATAGGAACTCTGGCTCGCCGGCGGGACGTCGTCGCAAAGGATGTGTCTATCCGGCCGGGAATAGTCTTCATTTGGATGCTGCCGCCggcgccgccgccgctgctgctgctgctacggCATCTCCCACGTCCATTAGCAAATTCACCCGAACCCGAGTGGCAGCCGGCTCGGTGGCCAAGCAGACGGCCGCCAATAACGAAAGTAATGTTTAA